Genomic window (Coriobacteriia bacterium):
GGCGCCGCCCCTGCTCGAGCTGCGTGGCGCAGTCGTCATGCGGGACGGACGAGCGATCCTCTCGGTGGACGAGTTCCGCATCGACGCCGGCGAGCGGCTGGTGGTCTTGGGCCCCAACGGCGCGGGCAAGTCGACGCTCATCAAGCTGCTGACCAAAGAGGTGCTGCCGCTGTGGGCCGACCCGCCGCCGGTGCGCTTCCTCGGCGAGCC
Coding sequences:
- a CDS encoding ATP-binding cassette domain-containing protein; its protein translation is MRDGRAILSVDEFRIDAGERLVVLGPNGAGKSTLIKLLTKEVLPLWADPPPVRFLGEP